The Montipora capricornis isolate CH-2021 chromosome 6, ASM3666992v2, whole genome shotgun sequence genome has a window encoding:
- the LOC138053888 gene encoding uncharacterized protein codes for MCSTLTRSCTVNLSSTHVLKIESTEISDMKDDLQKFWDLETLGIKEHETSVYDKFSNDITFTGKRYQVKLPFKDNHPMLPDNYTVALRRLTTAIKKLKNQPEILKQYDGVIREQLHNGVVEMVPQDQIPPPGDVHYLPHRTVVRLDRDTTKVRVVYDASSKVFGPSLNDCLHIGPFLNPLLFDILLRFRVHEVALTAGIEKAFLNIEIDPEHRDFVRFLWVEDPNKESPEVMVLRFARVVFGVNSSPFILNATIRYHLNTCLPVDSALARELLKSLYVDDYVSGNGDVDSAFKLAKRIKLCVKSGGFNMRKWSSNSESLLKSLEQDKAFSDDFEKSNGPRVEEEDESFSKSVFKQSTEKDHKH; via the coding sequence ATGTGCTCAACATTGACAAGGTCATGCACTGTGAATCTGAGTTCCACGCATGTGTTAAAGATAGAGTCCACAGAGATAAGTGATATGAAGGATGATCTGCAGAAATTTTGGGACTTAGAAACTTTGGGCATTAAGGAACATGAAACTTCAGTCtatgacaagttttcaaatgacatcaCATTTACTGGAAAGAGATACCAGGTCAAGTTACCATTCAAGGATAATCACCCCATGTTACCAGACAATTATACAGTGGCGTTGCGTAGACTGACAACAGCAATCAAGAAGCTCAAGAACCAACCAGAAATTCTGAAGCAGTATGATGGTGTGATTAGAGAGCAACTGCACAATGGTGTAGTTGAAATGGTACCACAAGATCAAATACCACCGCCTGGAGATGTCCACTATCTTCCACACAGGACAgtagtgagacttgacagagaTACAACTAAGGTGAGAGTTGTATACGATGCCTCATCTAAAGTGTTTGGGCCTAGTTTAAATGACTGTCTGCACATTGGACCTTTTCTTAATCCCTTGTTATTTGACATTTTGCTGAGGTTCAGAGTCCATGAAGTTGCCCTAACCGCAGGCATTGAGAAGGCGTTTTTGAACATTGAGATTGATCCTGAACACAGGGACTTTGTGAGATTTTTATGGGTTGAAGATCCGAATAAGGAAAGTCCAGAAGTCATGGTACTACGTTTCGCACGTGTTGTATTTGGTGTAAACTCAAGTCCTTTCATTCTAAATGCCACAATCAGATACCATTTGAACACATGTTTGCCAGTGGACAGTGCACTTGCAAGAGAGCTGTTGAAGTCTTTATATGTTGATGACTATGTGTCTGGAAATGGTGACGTGGATAGTGCGTTCAAATTGGCTAAGAGGATAAAGCTCTGTGTTAAGTCAGGAGGCTTCAATATGAGAAAGTGGAGTAGCAATTCAGAAAGTCTGCTGAAATCACTGGAACAAGATAAAGCTTTCAGTGATGACTTTGAAAAGAGCAATGGACCTagagtagaagaagaagacgaaagcTTCTCTAAATCAGTTTTCAAGCAAAGTACAGAAAAGGATCACAAACACTGA
- the LOC138053889 gene encoding uncharacterized protein gives MALHRSEKFLNAMKDVREGRMSTRKAVQKWELKKPTLHDRLNGSVNFDRRKGPSPVLTKAEENQIADWLIQLANRAFGLSKDGFLKAVKKCLDKDGRTTPFKDNKPGNKWFRSFIKRNPKVKLRKARPLEKKRASICKDAVDTWFTDFEAFLIEKGLANCPSQIWNCDETGFDLQGRAGTVIGPSTRKHAPYRVLSGSREHITMLPCFNACVQWMPPYFIFPGKRVPVTLNPLEGGVEGSIFPMTETEYMDTQTFYMWFANHFIPNLPPARPVVLLIDSHDSHLDPETFQLAQKNGICLHALLKNATHLVQPSDVGLFGPMKKSWYKSVREFSQRNPNSDTNKRNFCSVFKGTWEDVMGPSVLVSAFSKSGIYPLNRNQASGEVLVPFPKPSKEEDSPETGSTQTTATVQAFDALEAALSTPVRKKCRRRMEENYDLDGSPTFMAWKKLYTDSCSSSQQTKSTNSANEASEPDLRGPPKRKNLKRTLPKFVSGPEAMQLLLDEKLKKARQLAEKQKKMRDKEAKKEEKRKRIEEEKVRKQLEREEKKKKQKANKNASNERTRKTGKVTKRSQTPRAKGKQWRQQQCTESTSSAVTNEEDDICNICLQEYFLSDVENNPWVQCGSCKSWMHICCIPIGLDVGNKPFVCTSVHVIRRSVV, from the exons ATGGCGTTGCACCGGTCCGAAAAATTTCTAAACGCGATGAAAGATGTGAGAGAAGGTAGAATGAGTACTCGAAAAGCCGTACAAAAGTGGGAACTAAAGAAACCAACCCTGCATGACAGGCTCAATGGGAGTGTGAACTTTGACCGCCGGAAGGGGCCTTCTCCAGTTCTAACCAAAGCTGAAGAAAACCAAATCGCAGATTGGCTGATTCAGCTGGCAAACCGTGCTTTTGGCTTGTCGAAGGATGGTTTCCTTAAAGCAGTGAAAAAATGCCTTGACAAAGATGGAAGGACCACACCTTTTAAAGACAACAAGCCTGGAAACAAGTGGTTTAGAAGTTTCATCAAGCGCAACCCTAAAGTAAAACTTCGCAAGGCCCGACCTCTAGAGAAGAAAAGGGCTAGTATATGTAAGGATGCTGTAGATACCTGGTTTACAGATTTTGAAGCATTTCTAATTGAAAAAGGTCTCGCAAATTGCCCTTCTCAAATCTGGAATTGCGACGAGACTGGGTTCGACCTACAAGGGAGGGCTGGAACAGTAATTGGACCATCTACCCGGAAGCACGCACCCTACCGCGTCCTTTCAGGAAGTAGAGAGCACATCACGATGTTACCTTGTTTCAATGCGTGTGTACAGTGGATGCCGCCATACTTCATCTTCCCTGGAAAGCGCGTCCCGGTGACTCTCAACCCCTTAGAGGGAGGTGTTGAAGGAAGTATTTTTCCTATGACGGAAACCGAATACATGGATACGCAAACATTTTACATGTGGTTTGCTAATCATTTCATCCCAAACCTTCCACCAGCGAGGCCCGTCGTACTCCTCATTGACAGCCATGATTCTCATCTTGATCCTGAGACATTCCAGCTAGCGCAGAAGAAtggaatttgtttgcatgctCTTCTCAAAAACGCGACTCACCTTGTTCAACCTTCTGATGTTGGTCTCTTCGGACCCATGAAGAAGAGCTGGTATAAATCAGTTAGAGAATTCAGTCAGCGGAACCCAAACAGTGACACCAACAAGAGAAATTTCTGCTCAGTCTTTAAAGGGACTTGGGAGGATGTCATGGGTCCTTCTGTTCTTGTTAGTGCGTTTAGCAAGTCTGGTATATATCCGCTTAACAGAAACCAGGCCTCAGGGGAGGTGCTAGTTCCTTTTCCCAAACCATCCAAGGAGGAAGATTCACCTGAGACCGGTTCCACCCAAACAACCGCTACGGTTCAAGCATTTGATGCCCTGGAAGCTGCTCTGTCTACTCCGGTGAGAAAAAAATGCCGTCGTAGAATGGAAGAAAATTACGACCTGGACGGGAGCCCAACCTTCATGGCTTGGAAAAAGCTTTACACCGACTCTTGCTCGTCTAGCCAGCAAACGAAGTCAACAAACAGTGCCAACGAAGCCTCCGAACCAGACCTTAGAG GTCCTCCGAAGaggaagaatttaaagagaacCCTCCCCAAATTTGTCAGTGGACCTGAGGCAATGCAGCTACTACTTGATGAAAAGCTCAAAAAAGCACGTCAGTtggcagaaaaacaaaagaagatgagaGATAAGGAAGCGAAGAAGGAAGAAAAACGAAAGAGAATTGAGGAAGAGAAAGTTCGGAAGCAgttagaaagagaagaaaaaaagaaaaaacaaaaagcgaacaaaaatgCAAGCAATGAGAGAACAAGGAAGACTGggaaggtaacaaaaagaagtcAAACTCCTAGAGCTAAAGGCAAGCAATGGCGGCAGCAACAGTGCACGGAGAGTACCTCTTCTGCGGTAACCAATGAAGAAGACGACATTTGCAACATTTGCTTGCAGGAATATTTTCTCAGTGACGTGGAAAATAATCCATGGGTCCAGTGCGGTTCCTGTAAATCGTGGATGCACATCTGCTGCATTCCTATCGGGCTTGATGTTGGCAATAAACCATTTGTTTGTACATCAGTGCATGTAATAAGAAGATCAGTGGTTTAA
- the LOC138053890 gene encoding uncharacterized protein, with protein sequence MHKLRDPTSTPPFRPIVSSIGTYNYNLAKLLCNLLEPYIPNDYNASDTFTFVQEINNLPMFGKFLISFDVESLFTNIPLEECIDLAVKYISEGNPDLKLTPSDLKRLFSFATAETHFLFKGSFYDQIDGVAMGSPLAPVLANLFMGHHEKIWLEQYQGPEVLFYRRYVDDTFCLFHSEQDAIAFFDYINSQHPNIRFTMEKEVDHVLSFLDVLIDNTHRGSVVTSTFLFEINLLIVVQPFIVVYLETCQKLAGGGG encoded by the exons ATGCATAAATTACGCGATCCCACATCCACACCTCCTTTCCGCCCCATAGTTTCATCTATTGGCACATATAATTACAATTTAGCTAAGCTTTTATGCAATCTCCTTGAACCATATATTCCCAATGATTACAATGCCTCTGACACTTTCACTTTTGTTCAAGAAATCAACAACTTACCCATGTTTGGCAAATTTCTCATTTCCTTtgatgttgaaagcttgttcaCTAACATCCCTCTTGAGGAATGTATTGATTTAGCGGTCAAGTACATCTCCGAGGGAAACCCTGACCTCAAGCTTACCCCCTCTGATCTCAAACGCCTTTTTTCATTTGCTACTGCTGAAACTcactttttattcaaaggttCCTTTTATGACCAGATTGATGGGGTTGCCATGGGTTCACCCCTAGCTCCTGTCCTcgccaatctctttatgggtcaccatgaaaaGATCTGGTTAGAGCAATATCAAGGTCCTGAGGTTCTATTTTATCGCCGTTATGTGGATGATACGTTTTGTTTATTCCACTCAGAACAGGACGCCATTGCATTTTTCGACTATATCAATAGTCAACATCCCAACATACGCTTCACGATGGAGAAAGAAGTTGATCATGTTTTGTCCTTTTTGGATGTCTTAATCGACAATACCCACCGTGGTTCCGTTGTCACTAGTACCTTCC TTTTCGAAATAAATCTACTGATCGTTGTGCAGCCATTTATCGTGGTATATTTAGAGACGTGTCAGAAATTAGCAGGAGGAGGTGGGTGA
- the LOC138053891 gene encoding uncharacterized protein, protein MTMFLFFLRLLNGLFSIINDSSKFKPISKDPTLTREGRLQRFLRDLKKQGKLENILYDSIYPNGSQPARIYGLPKMHKLRDPTSTPPFRPIVSSIGTYNYNLAKLLCNLLEPYIPNDYNASDTFTFVQEINNLPMFGKFLISFDVESLFTNIPLEECIDLAVKYISEGNPDLKLTPSDLKRLFSFATAETHFLFKGSFYDQIDGVAMGSPLAPVLANLFMGHHEKIWLEQYQGPEVLFYRRYVDDTFCLFHSEQDAIAFFDYINSQHPNIRFTMEKEVDHVLPFLDVLIDNTHRGSVVTSTFRLRQFTYTVQTLNILEG, encoded by the exons ATGACTATGTTCCTGTTCTTTCTGAGACTCCTCAATGGTTTATTTAGTATAATCAACGATTCCTCCAAGTTTAAACCTATTAGTAAAGACCCTACCCTTACTCGTGAAGGTAGGCTTCAACGGTTTCTCAGGGATCTGAAAAAACAAGGTAAATTGGAGAATATTTTATACGACAGCATCTATCCCAACGGGTCCCAACCGGCCAGAATATACGGTTTGCCCAAAATGCATAAATTACGCGATCCCACATCCACACCTCCTTTCCGCCCCATAGTTTCATCTATTGGCACATATAATTACAATTTAGCTAAGCTTTTATGCAATCTCCTTGAACCATATATTCCCAATGATTACAATGCCTCTGACACTTTCACGTTTGTTCAAGAAATCAACAACTTACCCATGTTTGGCAAATTTCTCATTTCCTTtgatgttgaaagcttgttcaCTAACATCCCTCTTGAGGAATGTATTGATTTAGCGGTCAAGTACATCTCCGAGGGAAACCCTGACCTCAAGCTTACCCCCTCTGATCTCAAACGCCTTTTTTCATTTGCTACTGCTGAAACTcactttttattcaaaggttCCTTTTATGACCAGATTGATGGGGTTGCCATGGGTTCACCCCTAGCTCCTGTCCTcgccaatctctttatgggtcaccatgaaaaGATCTGGTTAGAGCAATATCAAGGTCCTGAGGTTCTATTTTATCGCCGTTATGTGGATGATACGTTTTGTTTATTCCACTCAGAACAGGACGCCATTGCATTTTTCGACTATATCAATAGTCAACATCCCAACATACGCTTCACGATGGAGAAAGAAGTTGATCATGTTTTGCCCTTTTTGGATGTCTTAATCGACAATACCCACCGTGGTTCTGTTGTCACTAGTACCTTCC GTTTACGACAATTTACTTACACTGTTCAAACTTTGAATATACTTGAAGGATGA
- the LOC138050490 gene encoding prothymosin alpha-B-like, which yields MASKILLLVCFFALLSPLWSLPLPLPDDGGSGDVDDKDGKYDAKDDGDDDDADDDADDDDDDDDDKNDEDSTDEVDDDDEDNDNNEDPTDADDADDDDEDPTDVDDVDDDDEDPTDVDDVDDENEDPTDVDDDDDDDPTEVDN from the exons ATGGCTTCCAAGATTTTGCTCCtagtttgtttctttgctttgttGAGTCCCCTTTGGAGTCTTCCTTTGCCGCTCCCTGATG ATGGAGGCTCTGGCGATGTTGACGATAAAGACGGCAAATATGATGCAAAAGACGATGGCGacgatgatgatgctgatgatgatgctgatgacgacgatgatgacgacgatgataaAAACGATGAAGATTCTACGGACGAAGTCGATGACGATGACGAAGATAATGACAACAATGAAGATCCAACTGATgctgatgatgctgatgatgacgatgaagatCCAACTGACgttgatgatgttgatgatgacgatgaagatCCAACTGACgttgatgatgttgatgatgaaaaTGAAGATCCAACTgacgttgatgatgatgacgatgacgatccCACTGAAGTTGACAACTAA